The Zonotrichia albicollis isolate bZonAlb1 chromosome 9, bZonAlb1.hap1, whole genome shotgun sequence genome has a window encoding:
- the LOC141730219 gene encoding olfactory receptor 14J1-like, whose translation MHNSLWDTRNISYTGCAAQLFFFMFFITAGYSLLTIMCYDRYVSVCKPLHYGTLLGSRACAHMAAAAWASALLNALLHTANTFSLTLCHGNALGQFFCEVPQILKLSCSHSNTLREVGLITVSASLVFGCFVFIVFSYVQIFRAVLRIPSEQGRHKAFSTCLPHLAVVSLFVSPGIFAQLKPPSMSSPSLDLALSVLYSVVPPALNPLIYSLRNKELKAAVRRLMTGCFQGH comes from the coding sequence atgcacaattccctctgggacaccaggaacatctcctacacaggatgtgctgcacagctctttttctttatgttctttatCACAGCAGGGTATTCACTcttgaccatcatgtgctatgaccgctacgtgtccgtctgcaaacccctgcactacgggaccctcctgggcagcagagcttgtgcccacatggcagcagctgcctgggccagtgcccttctcaatgctctgctgcacacagccaatacattttccctgaccctgtgccatggcaatgcccttggccagttcttctgtgaggttccacagatcctcaagctctcctgctcacactcaaaCACTCTCAGGGAAGTTGGACTCATCACAGTTAGTGCCTCGTTggtatttggttgttttgtgttcattgttttctcctatgtgcagatcttcagggctgtgctgaggatcccctctgagcagggacggcacaaagccttttccacctgccttcctcacctggccgtggtctccctgtttgtGAGCCCTGGTATATTTGCTCAATTGAAGCCcccttccatgtcctccccatccctggatctggccctgtcagtgctgtactcggtggtgcctccagccctgaaccccctcatctacagcctgaggaacaaggagctcaaggctgcagttaGGAGACTGATGACGGGATGCTTTCAGGGACATTAA